One Papaver somniferum cultivar HN1 chromosome 10, ASM357369v1, whole genome shotgun sequence genomic window carries:
- the LOC113315634 gene encoding uncharacterized protein LOC113315634, translating into MSSFKLPEDTIKKMNSIQLRFWWNKTGKKDFFLTCFSGICKTVDDGGLNFRDLWCFNLALLAKAAWRLCTITDSLLVRSLNAKYFKKYHPLHALKKVDSTWSWKSVSSEFDFIKKFSFWLVGNGKQILIWHDKWIHHKEVPHSPAINATNPSSYTYVTGLIDEDTKSWKSLLIYNLFDTTTAQQILSMRIPYNSEDRLCWTLTKNDNFIVKSAYYALYNIKNHNGQATYKRNSNNT; encoded by the coding sequence ATGAGTTCATTCAAACTCCCTGAAGATACTATAAAGAAGATGAATTCGATACAACTGAGATTCTGGTGGAACAAGACgggaaaaaaagatttttttcttacttgtttttcGGGTATTTGTAAAACTGTAGATGATGGGGGTCTTAACTTCAGGGATCTTTGGTGTTTTAATCTTGCGTTATTGGCCAAAGCAGCATGGAGACTCTGTACTATAACTGATAGTTTGTTAGTACGTTCTCTCAAtgcaaaatatttcaaaaaatatcatCCTCTTCATGCCCTTAAAAAGGTGGACTCTACATGGTCTTGGAAGAGTGTTAGCTCCGAGTttgattttatcaagaaattcagcTTTTGGTTAGTTGGTAATGGAAAACAGATTCTTATTTGGCATGATAAGTGGATTCATCATAAGGAAGTCCCTCATTCTCCAGCTATTAATGCAACCAATCCATCTTCTTATACATATGTTACTGGGTTGATTGATGAAGATACTAAAAGTTGGAAGTCACTACTTATTTATAATCTTTTCGACACAACTACCGCTCAACAGATTCTTAGTATGAGGATTCCATACAACAGTGAAGATAGACTTTGTTGGACTCTGACGAAGAACGACAATTTTATTGTCAAATCTGCTTATTATGCTCTTTATAATATAAAGAACCACAATGGTCAAGCTACATACAAACGCAATTCTAACAATACTTAG